One part of the Raphanus sativus cultivar WK10039 chromosome 7, ASM80110v3, whole genome shotgun sequence genome encodes these proteins:
- the LOC108835174 gene encoding uncharacterized protein LOC108835174, giving the protein MAISDDLPPQLTKDVKRRSRKRRIVKSKDLEVLISVATRAAHIARDKGFHIVSPEAIRCVEVLRMMRSLPLTPRLIIKTDVLRSLQFLATNGNPKIRSESKSVLNHLKGVLAATS; this is encoded by the coding sequence ATGGCTATTTCCGATGATCTTCCTCCTCAACTTACGAAAGATGTCAAGAGAAGAAGCAGAAAAAGAAGAATCGTGAAAAGTAAAGACCTTGAAGTACTGATCAGCGTCGCTACAAGAGCCGCTCATATCGCAAGAGACAAAGGGTTTCACATCGTCTCTCCTGAAGCCATACGATGCGTCGAGGTTCTCAGAATGATGCGAAGCTTGCCCTTGACTCCTCGGCTTATCATCAAAACAGATGTCTTGCGCTCTCTTCAATTCCTCGCCACTAACGGTAACCCTAAAATCAGATCAGAGTCGAAATCCGTTCTTAATCACTTGAAGGGTGTGCTTGCTGCAACAAGTTGA
- the LOC108840237 gene encoding plant UBX domain-containing protein 8, with amino-acid sequence MAATPNEEAINTFISITGASESVAVHKLQEHQCDLHRAVNAFFNEACQNSVPVNVPLDDAMDIDDVTPIEVRDSSGPSERSIDHVTETVHVQGPPTQGTVTIDEESDDDNVPFAPTRRGSRQVIHAPSNVQDYNDIEEEMIQAAIEASKVDVEGLSNPLPLERPPSHIGDDDDVAKSVTVQSAEEQVLRNQGYNASTSASAQGHTQALNGRLAAPTLPFEDESDDDDDEEPLVRHRPIRVASGSLAQPDADRSRSRSPQADNGNRFPSEWGGISSEEHDEAVMLEAAMFGGIPETGYNHLPFLPPQHRAPPSPSLTAQRLIREQQDDEYLASLQADRDRELQSIRDAEARQLEEETARKAFLEQEKKKLEEEKELERQLDAKKASLPKEPQADEENAITLLVRMPDGTRHGRRFLKSDKLQSLFDFIDIARVVKPNTYRLVRPYPRHAFGDRESESTLNDLGLSSKQEALFLELI; translated from the exons ATGGCGGCGACACCGAATGAGGAAGCAATCAACACTTTCATTAGCATCACCGGCGCTTCAGAATCCGTCGCCGTTCACAAGCTCCAG GAGCATCAATGTGATCTTCATCGAGCTGTGAATGCATTTTTCAACGAGGCTTGTCAAAATTC AGTACCAGTGAACGTCCCTCTAGACGATGCAATGGATATAGATGATGTGACACCCATAGAGGTTAGGGATAGCAGTGGGCCATCAGAACGATCTATCGACCATGTCACGGAAACAGTACATGTTCAGGGTCCACCTACCCAAGGGACCGTTACTATAGATGAAGAGAGTGATGATGATAATGTTCCTTTTGCACCAACAAGAAGAGGAAGTAGGCAAGTTATACATGCACCCAGTAATGTTCAAGATTACAATGATATTGAAGAAGAGATGATTCAAGCTGCCATTGAGGCCTCTAAAGTGGATGTTGAG ggATTAAGTAATCCTTTACCTCTTGAGAGGCCGCCGTCTCACAttggagatgatgatgacgtAGCAAAATCTGTCACGGTGCAGTCAGCTGAGGAACAAGTGTTGCGCAATCAAGGGTATAACGCCTCAACCTCGGCTTCTGCTCAAGGACATACGCAAGCCCTGAATGGAAG attGGCAGCACCCACCTTACCATTTGAGGATGAGTCCGATGACGACGATGATGAGGAACCTCTTGTTAGACACAGGCCAATACGTGTGGCATCTGGATCTCTAGCCCAACCTGATGCTGATCGTTCCCGGAGCAGGAGTCCTCAAGCGGACAATGGCAATAGGTTTCCTTCTGAG TGGGGAGGCATTTCGTCTGAGGAACATGATGAAGCTGTCATGCTCGAGGCAGCCATGTTTGGTGGAATTCCCGAAACTGGATATAATCATCTTCCATTCTTACCTCCTCAGCACAGGGCACCACCCTCACCTTCATTGACAGCTCAGAGGTTGATACGTGAACAGCAG GATGATGAGTATCTTGCATCCCTGCAAGCTGACCGAGATAGAGAACTACAATCCATTAGAGATGCCGAGGCACGTCAATTAGAGGAAGAAACTGCTAGAAAGGCTTTTCTTgagcaagaaaagaaaaaactcgAGGAGGAAAAG GAGCTAGAGAGGCAACTAGATGCAAAAAAGGCGTCTCTACCTAAGGAACCACAAGCAGATGAAGAAAATGCTATTACCCTTCTAGTCAGGATGCCAGATGGAACTAGACATGGCCGTCGATTCCTTAAATCGGACAAACTCCAA TCTCTTTTCGACTTCATAGACATAGCCAGAGTGGTGAAACCCAATACATACCGACTG GTGAGACCTTACCCTCGGCATGCGTTTGGGGATCGGGAAAGTGAGTCGACTCTGAATGATCTTGGTTTGAGCAGCAAACAAGAAGCGTTATTTCTCGAGCTCATCTGA